Proteins encoded within one genomic window of Cydia pomonella isolate Wapato2018A chromosome 12, ilCydPomo1, whole genome shotgun sequence:
- the LOC133523842 gene encoding uncharacterized protein LOC133523842 — MSRLVRSPSGGGINDGSGGSQPNLSALATDNDNPQITFRNKRKLHTDNDQIVNELSDLRKEIAEMMIFMRTTSSTQSENISKLRQDITDIKSQVNTISNNMATMSTEQDKLRTDVQRLVASTEATEERIKLLESDINLLKSSSPGCTNQTPITYESYDKLINECQERNIRNKNIVIAGIIESTAENAAERLEHDTQEVLKITKMVLNDCPDPQQIFRLGKYQPNKNRVIKVCFTSENVAKQLLRNKKNVKLNNIKIYSDQTPYQREVLKKLQQELQQRTENGECNLLIKYEKGVPKIIKSQPKNSTATEAKS, encoded by the coding sequence ATGTCGCGGCTCGTTCGCTCGCCAAGTGGAGGCGGCATAAACGACGGATCCGGCGGTTCTCAACCGAACTTAAGTGCCTTAGCTACGGACAATGATAACCCTCAAATTACGTTCCGAAATAAACGTAAGCTGCATACTGATAATGACCAGATCGTAAACGAGCTATCTGATCTTAGAAAAGAAATTGCAGAAATGATGATATTTATGAGGACAACTAGTAGCACACAATcagaaaatataagtaagctCCGTCAGGATATTACCGATATAAAAAGCCAGGTAAACACCATCAGCAACAATATGGCTACTATGAGCACAGAACAAGACAAGCTGCGAACGGATGTGCAACGCTTAGTCGCTTCAACGGAAGCCACAGAAGAGAGAATTAAGCTCCTGGAAAGTGATATCAACTTACTAAAGTCATCCTCACCTGGATGTACTAACCAAACGCCAATAACCTACGAATCTTACGATAAACTAATCAACGAATGTCAAGAACGAAACatacgaaataaaaatatcgttatagCTGGCATAATAGAATCTACTGCTGAGAACGCCGCAGAACGACTAGAACACGACACACAAGAGGTATTGAAAATTACTAAAATGGTTCTTAACGACTGCCCGGACCCTCAACAAATATTCAGATTAGGCAAATATCAGCCTAATAAAAATAGAGTCATAAAAGTTTGTTTTACATCAGAAAATGTAGCAAAACAATTGCTCCGTAACAAAAAGAATGTAAagctaaataatataaaaatctactCGGACCAGACACCTTACCAGCGAGAAGTCCTAAAAAAACTGCAGCAGGAACTACAACAGCGAACTGAAAATGGAGAGTGCAACTTACTTATCAAGTACGAAAAAGGggtacctaaaataataaagtcTCAGCCAAAAAACTCCACAGCGACGGAAGCCAAATCTTAA